A portion of the Musa acuminata AAA Group cultivar baxijiao chromosome BXJ1-1, Cavendish_Baxijiao_AAA, whole genome shotgun sequence genome contains these proteins:
- the LOC135630788 gene encoding uncharacterized protein LOC135630788, with amino-acid sequence MKDGDDLLPSFEATGGVASAIRVSSAADAGLFGKGRYKFWALTAILLLAFWSMVTGTVTLRWSAGDLNRLDRDLNAPIHSDLDALEMEEREKVVRHMWDVYAHNHRIRLPRFWQEAFEAAYEELAGDDPAARDGAIAEIARMSVRMVDLEDPARNTKAAETNRNQGVGGAELSMRSTSLPSVEAR; translated from the exons ATGAAGGACGGCGACGATCTGCTCCCTTCATTTGAGGCCACCGGCGGAGTCGCCTCCGCGATCAGGGTCTCCTCCGCCGCGGACGCTGGCCTCTTCGGTAAGGGCCGCTACAAGTTCTGGGCACTTACGGCCATCCTCCTCCTCGCCTTCTGGTCCATGGTCACTGGCACCGTCACCCTCCGGTGGTCCGCCGGCGACCTCAACCGCCTCGACCGCGACCTCAACGCCCCCATCCACTCCGATCTCGACGCTCTG GAGATGGAGGAGAGGGAGAAGGTGGTGAGGCATATGTGGGACGTGTACGCCCACAACCACCGGATCCGGCTGCCGAGGTTCTGGCAGGAGGCGTTCGAGGCAGCCTACGAGGAGCTCGCCGGCGACGATCCCGCCGCCAGGGACGGCGCCATCGCCGAGATCGCTCGAATGTCGGTGCGGATGGTCGATCTGGAGGACCCTGCCCGAAATACCAAG GCTGCTGAAACAAATAGGAATCAAGGGGTTGGAGGTGCTGAGCTTTCTATGAGGTCGACATCGTTGCCGTCTGTAGAAGCTCGATGA